GCCCGGGACTCGGCCCCCAGCAGCGCCGCCGTGCCGTTGCCCTGGTGCACGTCCAGGTCGAGCACCGCGACCCGCCGTGCCAGTCCACCGTTCAGCGCCATGCGGGTCAGGAGCGCCGCGTCGTTCACCAGACAGAGGCCCTCGGCGCGGTCGCGGAAGGCGTGGTGCGTGCCGCCCGCCAGATTCGCGCCCCAGCCCACCCGCCGCGCATCGTGCAGCGCGGCCAGCGATCCGCCCGCCGCCCGGCGTGCCCGCTCGACCACGCCCGGCGACCACGGCAGCCCGAAGGCGCGTTCCTCGGCCCGCGTCACCTCGCCCCGCCGCCAGCGCCGCAGCCACAGCGGATCGTGCACCCGCCCGGCGTCCGCCCAGGGCAGCGCGGGCGTGTCCAGCACCGGCAGCAGAGGAGACAGCCGATCCCGAACGCCGGCGTACTTGTAAGACGGAAACCGGTGGCCTTCCGGCAGAGGGAAGTCGTACGCGGCGGGCGTGTACGCACGGAACCGTCCGGTGGGCGCAGTCATCCGCCGAGTCTGCCCGGAGACGTGGCCTCCGAGAGCGTGCCCGCCGACAAAGGGCCGCTCAGCTGTCCTCACGCAGGGCCCGCAGAATCCAGAAGCCGGCCACGTCCAGCACCGCCAGGAACAGCAGCGAGCCGATCCCGGCCAGCCAGTCGCCCCGCCCCGACTGCATGACCATGCTGAAGATCCCTCCCAGGTTCACGCTCACCAGCACCAGGATCAGTAGGCCCATGATCACGTCCGTCCCTCCCCCGGAACCGCGCTCACACGTTTTCGCATGGTCTCACTGTACTGGGCCGGATCGGCCCGGTGGCAGGTGAAAGGT
The Deinococcus sp. KSM4-11 DNA segment above includes these coding regions:
- a CDS encoding histone deacetylase encodes the protein MTAPTGRFRAYTPAAYDFPLPEGHRFPSYKYAGVRDRLSPLLPVLDTPALPWADAGRVHDPLWLRRWRRGEVTRAEERAFGLPWSPGVVERARRAAGGSLAALHDARRVGWGANLAGGTHHAFRDRAEGLCLVNDAALLTRMALNGGLARRVAVLDLDVHQGNGTAALLGAESRAFTLSIHGERNYPFRKEHSSLDLGLGDGVTDAAYLAVLRGQALPALDAFRPDLLLYLAGVDVLAGDRFGRFALTLDGVRERNRAVLTWARKADVPVVTMMAGGYNRDHALTVEAHASVVLDGLDVFS